Proteins encoded together in one Ferroglobus placidus DSM 10642 window:
- the asd gene encoding aspartate-semialdehyde dehydrogenase: MKLKVGILGATGMVGQKFIELLSEHPWFKITSLAASERRIGKKYGEEVRWIVSQDVPKEVRDLELLPMDPKEFDADIVFSALPSDVAREVEKKFAEAGFVVASNASAYRMEEDVPLIIPEINADHLALIDVQKKNRGWDGFIVTNPNCTTIILTLTLKPLMDLGLREVNVATMQALSGAGYPGVASLDITDNIIPFIKGEEEKVESEPLKILGKLEGNKVRFADLKISASCHRVPVIDGHTEAVFARFDREVTVEEVREAFENFKPLDLPSSPEKLIIIREEADRPQPRLDRNAGRGMSVVVGRIRKDVSGIKYIVLGHNTVRGAAGASILNAELLVKEKII; this comes from the coding sequence ATGAAGCTCAAAGTAGGAATTCTCGGAGCGACGGGGATGGTCGGACAGAAATTCATCGAACTTTTATCGGAGCACCCGTGGTTTAAAATTACGAGCTTAGCTGCGAGCGAGCGAAGAATCGGTAAGAAGTACGGTGAAGAGGTGAGATGGATAGTTTCTCAAGACGTTCCGAAGGAAGTAAGAGATCTCGAACTTTTGCCGATGGATCCGAAGGAGTTTGACGCCGACATAGTTTTCTCCGCTTTACCATCTGACGTTGCGAGAGAAGTTGAGAAGAAGTTCGCTGAAGCTGGTTTTGTCGTTGCGAGCAACGCTTCAGCCTACAGAATGGAAGAAGACGTTCCTCTTATAATACCGGAGATAAACGCTGATCACTTGGCTTTGATAGACGTTCAGAAGAAGAACAGGGGATGGGATGGTTTTATAGTCACGAATCCAAACTGCACGACGATAATTCTAACTTTAACTCTAAAGCCTCTCATGGATCTGGGTTTGAGAGAAGTTAACGTGGCTACAATGCAGGCTTTGAGCGGAGCGGGATACCCGGGAGTAGCCTCTCTCGACATAACCGACAACATAATACCCTTCATAAAAGGGGAAGAGGAGAAAGTCGAGAGCGAGCCACTGAAAATTCTCGGAAAGCTTGAGGGGAACAAAGTCAGATTTGCGGATCTGAAAATTTCTGCTTCCTGCCACAGAGTTCCGGTGATTGATGGACACACGGAAGCTGTTTTTGCGAGGTTCGATAGAGAAGTTACCGTTGAGGAAGTTAGGGAGGCTTTTGAGAACTTTAAACCCTTGGATCTGCCATCTTCTCCGGAAAAGCTGATAATTATTAGAGAAGAGGCTGATCGACCACAGCCAAGGCTTGACAGAAACGCCGGAAGAGGCATGAGTGTCGTTGTAGGAAGAATTAGAAAGGACGTGAGCGGAATAAAGTACATAGTTCTCGGACACAACACTGTGAGGGGTGCTGCTGGAGCGAGCATACTTAACGCTGAGTTGCTCGTTAAGGAAAAGATTATATAG